One Brassica napus cultivar Da-Ae chromosome C2, Da-Ae, whole genome shotgun sequence DNA window includes the following coding sequences:
- the LOC125582197 gene encoding uncharacterized protein LOC125582197, which translates to MKKAQDRQKKYAAQSRREMVFSIGDWVYLKVSGQKGKDRFGKVGKLAVRFIGSYQFIQRIREVAYRLNLPEEMQIHPVFHVSMLRKHVHDPSAIETEQLENLQTNLTYPEGPIRIGERRIPRLKNREIPQVQVFWGKRNRVVVTWEDESRFKALHPEFFHEDVVMEEGASPDP; encoded by the coding sequence ATGAAGAAAGCACAGGATAGACAAAAGAAGTACGCTGCTCAATCAAGGAGAGAAATGGTGTTCAGTATTGGTGATTGGGTTTATCTGAAAGTGTCAGGTCAAAAAGGAAAGGACCGATTCGGGAAGGTCGGCAAACTAGCGGTAAGATTCATTGGGTCTTACCAGTTTATACAACGAATCAGAGAGGTAGCTTATCGTCTCAACCTACCTGAAGAGATGCAAATACATCCGGTATTTCACGTATCAATGCTGCGGAAACATGTTCATGATCCCAGCGCTATTGAGACAGAGCAACTCGAAAACCTGCAAACAAACCTCACTTATCCAGAGGGACCAATCCGAATAGGTGAGCGTCGGATACCAAGATTGAAAAATCGAGAAATTCCTCAAGTCCAAGTTTTCTGGGGTAAGCGGAACCGTGTAGTTGTGACCTGGGAGGATGAATCAAGATTCAAAGCGTTGCATCCAGAGTTCTTCCATGAAGATGTAGTGATGGAAGAAGGGGCATCACCGGATCCTTag
- the LOC125582198 gene encoding uncharacterized protein LOC125582198, translated as MARRGRSDGGQDWMMGIDRVSRRRGLGYESEGRVQTQAHTNQGSSEENVRRNNNLFGHDQEIPPEENFPPNRTVRGRPETGDSVSSVQGPRPVRRNNPIEPDVHDPPQQGVGMEHTLKMLHDVIVRSLQQPQVQPQPFMPPQPTVATPMLPLIIAMKNMKTPHFEGGTDPFQADQWLRTMEKNFETLTCSEESKKKMAVYYLDKDAAEWWESKDRQVGHLVTTWVAFKQEFERKYFTLEFKRRLQRQFANLVQGDKTVREYESEFKRLRRHVLRGQDDEETMISNFMFGLKPELENRLAVGNYESLTELVEKAVNVEIGLEAEKAATKKSKQHQEGKYGGNQRSFKGKDKEKESGGPSRRSLFTGKCFNCGKIGHKSSECYGKKPGSFQSNSYNPTCFTCGKKGHISTQCSINRPIPATPITVHPPPAPPAIAPAPKRQAIGGRVYALELEDTKPPGSSKGPITGTLHVAGHPTHVLFDSGATHSFVTPEVAAEFVGSFVIDRMDVAVMTPRDQTLQAKECLRRVMLVICEKMFLADLLVVPLKGYEVILGMDWLLGYRAQLDCGKGCISFKENGQRQIVFYGISPSKSVSLVATLRVEDLLKDGEAYLVTISASEGPTSNGVEITYIAVVQEFEDVFVALKELPPPRSNPFTINLEPGAKPIAKAPYRMAPAELAELKKQLEDLMEKGFIRPSSSPWGAPVLFVKKKDGSMRLCIDYRGINYITIKDKYPLPRIDELLDQLRGATWFSKIDLASGYHQIPISEGDVMKTAFRTCYGQYEFVVMPFGLTNAPAAFMRLMNEVFHDYLDKFVIIFIDDILIYSKTEVEHKAYLKLVLERLRNQKLYAKFSKCSFWKREIGFLGHRVSGEGVSVDSEKVKAIEEWQRPSMVTEEGKVIAYASRQLRKHEENYPTHDLEMAAVVFALRIWRSYLYGEVVEVFTDHKSLKYLFTQPDLNLRQRRWMEFVADYDLKIQYHPGKANVVADALSRRKLASDVGKEVEALSSELKLMSLWAIEGELSEPLGMRSVNQAGLLARIRQEQQRDEKLKGIIAEVKNEEAPNESGYHVGADDTLLLNERISVPQGEGLRDEILKSAHHSLLSIHPRSTKMYRDIRRYYHWPGMKKSVARWVAQCQTCQQVKFEHQIPGGLLQSLPVPQWKWDFASMDFITGLPPARGRSNNAIWVIVDRLTKVAHLLPMKETDKVEVLAEMYVDQIVRLHGMPTNIVSDRDPRFTSNFWKALQEAVGTKLFISTAYHPETDGQTKRTIRTIEDMMRMCILDWAGSWEKHLPLVEFSYNNSFHSSIGMAPYEALYGGPWKTPLCWTEVGERREFGEL; from the exons ATGGCAAGAAGGGGAAGGAGTGATGGGGGACAAGATTGGATGATGGGTATAGACAGAGtctcaagaagaagaggattGGGATATGAATCCGAGGGAAGGGTGCAAACACAGGCGCACACCAACCAAGGATCCAGTGAAGAAAACGTAAGAAGAAACAACAATCTGTTTGGACATGATCAAGAGATACCACCAGAAGAAAACTTTCCACCAAACCGTACTGTAAGGGGAAGACCAGAAACAGGTGATAGCGTGTCAAGTGTCCAAGGACCTAGACCAGTGAGGCGGAATAACCCGATAGAACCAGATGTTCATGATCCACCACAACAAGGAGTAGGAATGGAGCACACTCTGAAGATGCTTCATGACGTGATAGTGAGGTCACTGCAACAACCTCAGGTGCAACCTCAGCCATTTATGCCACCACAACCTACAGTGGCTACACCGATGTTACCGTTGATAATTGCCATGAAGAATATGAAGACACCACATTTTGAAGGCGGGACAGATCCATTTCAAGCCGACCAATGGCTTCGAACTATGGAGAAAAACTTTGAGACCCTGACGTGTTCTGAAGAGTCTAAAAAGAAAATGGCAGTATATTACTTAGACAAAGACGCAGCAGAATGGTGGGAGAGTAAGGATCGCCAAGTGGGACATCTGGTCACCACTTGGGTGGCATTCAAACAGGAATTTGAACGCAAGTACTTCACTCTTGAGTTCAAGCGACGGCTTCAACGTCAGTTTGCTAACCTAGTACAAGGAGACAAGACAGTTAGAGAATATGAATCTGAGTTCAAGCGACTGCGACGACATGTGCTGCGAGGacaagatgatgaagaaaccaTGATATCTAACTTTATGTTTGGTCTAAAACCAGAGTTAGAAAATAGACTGGCAGTCGGGAACTACGAGAGTCTCACCGAGCTAGTGGAAAAGGCTGTGAATGTGGAGATTGGATTGGAAGCTGAGAAGGCGGCAACTAAGAAATCCAAGCAGCATCAAGAAGGAAAGTATGGTGGAAACCAAAGATCTTTTAAGGGTAAAGATAAGGAAAAAGAATCGGGAGGGCCAAGTCGACGATCTCTGTTCACAGGGAAATGCTTTAACTGTGGCAAGATAGGCCATAAGTCAAGTGAATGCTACGGGAAGAAACCTGGATCCTTTCAGTCAAACTCCTACAATCCTACATGTTTCACGTGTGGAAAGAAAGGGCACATCTCTACCCAGTGCAGCATCAACCGTCCTATCCCAGCTACGCCAATCACTGTCCATCCTCCTCCAGCTCCACCTGCAATCGCACCAGCACCAAAAAGACAAGCTATAGGAGGTAGAGTTTACGCTTTAGAACTAGAGGATACTAAACCTCCAGGCTCATCTAAGGGTCCCATCACAG GAACTTTACATGTTGCGGGGCATcccacacatgtattgttcgactccggggcaacacatagttttgtgacccCTGAGGTAGCTGCCGAGTTTGTGGGATCATTTGTGATTGACAGGATGGATGTGGCTGTAATGACTCCCAGAGACCAAACCCTCCAAGCAAAAGAATGCCTCAGAAGAGTTATGTTAGTCATTTGCGAGAAGATGTTCTTGGCAGATTTGTTGGTGGTGCCCTTAAAAGGATATGAAGTTATCTTGGGCATGGATTGGTTATTAGGCTATCGGGCACAATTAGATTGTGGAAAAGGTTGTATTTCGTTCAAGGAGAACGGGCAACGACAAATAGTGTTTTACGGGATCAGTCCAAGCAAGTCTGTGTCTTTAGTAGCTACCTTGAGAGTGGAAGATTTGCTTAAGGATGGAGAAGCATATCTGGTAACAATATCTGCTAGTGAAGGGCCCACTAGCAATGGAGTTGAAATTACATATATTGCGGTAGTACAAGAGTTCGAGGATGTGTTTGTAGCGTTAAAAGAATTACCTCCACCTCGGAGTAACCCTTTCACAATTAACTTGGAACCTGGAGCTAAGCCGATAGCAAAGGCTCCTTACCGCATGGCACCCGCAGAGTTAGCAGAGTtgaagaaacaacttgaagATTTAATGGAGAAAGGTTTCATAAGACCTAGCTCTTCACCATGGGGAGCTCCAGTCTTATTTgtcaagaagaaggatggtagcatgcgacTTTGCATTGATTATCGAGGAATCAACTATATCACCATCAAAGATAAGTATCCTCTTCCGAGGATagacgagttgttggatcagctaAGGGGAGCAACTTGGTTTTCGAAGATCGACTTGGCGTCgggctatcatcagattccaATATCAGAAGGTGATGTCATGAAGACTGCGTTTAGAACTTGTTATGGACAATACGAGTTCGTAGTAATGCCTTTTGGACTTACTAACGCACCGGCGGCcttcatgagattgatgaatgaaGTCTTCCACGATtatctcgacaagttcgtgatAATCTTCATCGatgacattttaatatattccaaGACAGAGGTCGAGCACAAAGCATACTTGAAGCTAGTGTTGGAGCGGTTAAGAAACCAGAAGCTGTATGCCAAGTTCAGCAAGTGTTCTTTCTGGAAAAGAGAGATCGGGTTCTTAGGGCACCGTGTGTCTGGAGAAGGAGTTTCCGTAGATTCAGAAAAGGTGAAAGCCATCGAGGAATGGCAAAGGCCATCAATGGTAACCGAG gaaggCAAAGTAATTGCTTATGCATCAAGGCAACTCAGGAAACATGAAGAGAACTACCCAACACATGATTTAGAAATGGCGGCAGTGGTGTTTGCGTTAAGGATTTGGAGATCGTACTTATATGGAGAAGTCGTGGAAGTATTCACAGATCATAAGAGTCTCAAGTACTTGTTCACACAGCCTGATTTGAACCTCCGACAAAggcgatggatggagtttgtggcgGATTACGACCTGAAGATTCAATACCATCCAGGCAAAGCTAATGTGGTCGCAGATGCACTAAGTCGTAGAAAGTTGGCTTCTGATGTTGGAAAGGAAGTGGAAGCGCTATCAAGTGAGCTCAAGTTGATGAGTTTATGGGCAATTGAAGGGGAGCTAAGTGAGCCTTTAGGCATGCGTTCCGTAAACCAGGCAGGTTTACTCGCACGGATCAGACAGGAGCAACAACGTGATGAAAAGTTAAAAGGGATCATCGCAGAAGTCAAAAATGAAGAAGCTCCAAATGAAAGTGGCTATCATGTGGGGGCAGATGATACACTATTACTTAATGAGAGGATATCAGTACCACAGGGAGAAGGGCTACGAGATGAGATTTTGAAGTCGGCGCATCACTCGTTACTCAGTATCCATCCCAGGAGTACGAAAATGTATCGAGATATCCGAAGGTATTACCATTGGCCAGGAATGAAGAAATCAGTGGCGCGATGGGTGGCTCAATGTCaaacttgtcaacaagtcaaATTCGAGCATCAGATTCCAGGAGGATTGTTACAAAGCTTACCAGTACCTCAGTGGAAATGGGATTTCGCAtccatggatttcatcactGGGTTACCCCCGGCTCGAGGTAGATCAAATAACGCAATATGGGTGATTGTCGACAGACTGACGAAGGTGGCGCACTTGTTACCGATGAAGGAAACCGATAAGGTAGAAGTATTGGCAGAGATGTATGTGGACCAAATTGTGAGGTTGCATGGTATGCCAACAAATATTGTCTCCGATCGAGATCCTAGATTCACCTCAAATTTTTGGAAGGCGTTACAAGAAGCAGTGGGAACTAAGTTATTCATAAGCACCGCGTATCATCCCGAGACGGACGGCCAAACCAAAAGAACCATTCGCACCATAGAGGATATGATGCGGATGTGTATATTGGATTGGGCGGGAAGCTGGGAAAAGCATTTACCATTAGTCGAATTctcctacaacaacagctttcATTCTAGCATAGGTATGGCACCATATGAGGCGCTTTATGGGGGACCATGGAAAACACCTTTATGCTGGACcgaagttggagaaagaagagagtttgGGGAATTGTAG